The proteins below are encoded in one region of Malaclemys terrapin pileata isolate rMalTer1 chromosome 8, rMalTer1.hap1, whole genome shotgun sequence:
- the LOC128842333 gene encoding uncharacterized protein LOC128842333 yields MQSSPAVMAVQSVNRKRAPAWTDREVLDLIAVWGDESVLSELRSKKRNAKIYEKISKDMSERGYSWDATQCRVKIKELRQGYQKTKEANGRSGSHPQTSRFYEALHSILGAAATTTPPLTVDSEDGILSTAGSSDMLADGEDEEGDEEGEAVGSAHNADFPDSQDLFITLTEIPYEASPAVTPDTESGEGSATTSATVSQRSLASHSQRLAKIRHRKKRTREDMFSELMACSQAQAAQQTQWQEKLTQMQQANMDREERWRQEDQQATQTLLGLLREQTDTLRRLVDVLQERRQEDRAPLQSISNRPPPPPSPIPISPKVQRRRGGRDPANSHSTPAESSSSRRLSFPKT; encoded by the exons atgcagagctctccagcagtgatggccgtgcagtctgtgaatagaaagagggccccagcatggactgatcgggaagtcttggatctcatcgctgtgtggggcgatgagtccgtgctttctgagctgcgctccaagaaacggaatgcaaagatctatgagaagatctcaaaagacatgtcagagagaggatacagctgggatgcaacgcagtgccgcgtgaaaatcaaggagctgagacaaggctaccagaagaccaaagaggcaaacggacgctccggatcccatccccagacatcccgtttctacgaggcactgcattccatcctcggtgcggccgccaccactaccccaccactgaccgtggactctgaggatgggatattgtccacggccggttcctcggacatgttagcggacggggaagatgaggaaggagatgaggagggcgaggcagtcggcagcgctcacaacgctgatttccccgacagccaggatctcttcatcacccttacagagatcccctacgaagcgtccccagccgttaccccggacacagaatctggggaaggatcagcca ccacatctgcgactgtctcacaacgtagcctggcatcacactcccagaggctagcgaagattaggcataggaagaagaggacacgggaggacatgttctctgaacttatggcctgttcccaagcccaggcagcacagcagacccagtggcaggagaaattgacccaaatgcagcaagcaaacatggatcgggaggagaggtggcggcaggaagaccagcaggcgactcaaacgctgcttggactactgagggagcaaacagacacgctccggcgccttgtggatgttctgcaggaacggaggcaggaggacagagccccgctgcagtccatctctaaccgccctcccccgccaccaagtcccatacccatctcacccaaagtgcaaagaaggagaggcggcagagaccctgctaactctcactccacccctgcagagagctctagtagcagaaggctctcattccccaaaacttga